Genomic DNA from uncultured Methanospirillum sp.:
TTCGTGCCAGGGTCAAATATTTTGATTTGGTCCTTAACGAGTGTATTTCACATGATTTTGCTCAACTAATAATTCTCGGAGCTGGTTATGACACTCGTCCGTATCGGACACCTGAAATAGACCACAATTTTAAGGTTTTTGAAGTCGATCACCCTGAAACTCAATCAGTAAAAAAAGAGATAATCAGAAGAATATTTGGAACATTACCTGATAATGTAACCTATATTCCATTAAATCTTGAAACCGGGGATTTGGATGTTGCTTTATCATCTTCCTGCTTTAGTGAATTAAAGAAAACTCTTGTCATAATGGAAGGTCTGATTATGTACCTATCATCAGACTCCATTCACCGGATATTCCAATATTTCTCAAAAGAATGCCCGGTTGGAAGTAAGATCCTTTTTGATTATTATCCAGAATCTGTGGTTAGCGGAGAAAAAAATGAGTATGCCAAGAATATTGTAAAATTCACTCAATTGAATGGTGAACCATTGAAATTTGGAATTCCTGATCATGCTGAGAGAAATTTTTTGAGTCAGTGGAATTTTGCTGATATCAGAATTATCAGAAGTGAAGAGTACAAAAATCTCTTGTTTACCGGAAAAAATGCTGATCGAAGTGTCTGTGATTTTCTTTCATTTATGGAAGTGACTATCTGATGAATACTGACTCATATCTTAATCCTGATTATATTGCAAACAGACCAACCGGAACATGTTGTGCAGTCTGCAAAAAACGTGATGGGTGTCCATTTGAAAGTACAGGCAGAAAATGCCTCTTGGATCATAAGAACTGTGATGTGTGTAATCACTGGGATGAGAGAGGATGTATTCTCTTTCAATTTGATAAAAAATATCTGAAATTACAAATGTAGGATGGTTATCCCATATGCCAAATACTGACTGCAATGGTATCTCAATGTATTATGAAGTGCATGGAACTGGGTCTCCTTTGATTGTTATCTGGGGAATCGGTGGTGAAATCCTCCCATTTATAGACTTACTCAAACTGAAGGCCTATGGGCTGTACAAGATTATTCATTATGATACAAGGGGTACAGGGCGTTCTGGTAAACCTGATCATGAATACTCAATAGAAATGATGGCCGATGATACAGCATGTCTCATGGATTCTCTTAAAATTAAGACTGCTCATATCCTGGGAATATCTACCGGTTCACGGATTGCATTGTCACTTACCAGCAGGTATCCAAAGAGTGTAAAAAGTCTCATTCTTCATGTCGCCGCTGCCCGTTCACCTGGACCTGATGAACCTGAAGCATTGGAAGCATATGATAGATTATATAACACGATGATAATGCCTGGTTTTATGGAAAAAGCATTACTATTTCCTCCAACAATACCCTCGTTTAAAAGACAATTTAATGCACTGGTTACATTTAACAGTGTGCAACTATTACCCTTAATTCATGCTCCCACTCTCATTATAAATACAACAACAGACCGATCAACTCCGGTTTCAATGGCTCAAGAATTACATGAGGGGATATCCCATTCTCAGTTAATCCTTCTGGAAGGTGATCATATGATTGCAAGAAAAGATCCAGATCTGATACTTGACCATATCATGGTGTTTTTAAAAAGGCAAGAGGTGATGACATAATTCAAGAATTATTATCGAATTTTTAAAAGTCATTCTTACTAGTAAACAGAAATTCTAGAGTGATTACATGATATGTAATATTAGTACGATGAGATTTCAATTAATAAGTAAGAATATTGAATATGGGGTTTTAGGACCTGAATATTGTAGAAATCTTTCGGGAGTAATCATAATTATAATACCACTCATGAAACATTTCTCACAGAGATTGTCATTATCCATCACTTACACTTTCAGATTTTTTATTTGAGTGTTCAACAAGCATGTTCTTTAGTTTTTCCAGATATTCATCTTTCTTCCAGAACTCCTCGAAATTTTTAAAATAATCTTCCCAGGCCTCTTCAACAAGTGGCTTTCCGCATCGATTACAAAACCGATCAGTGGGTTCATTCATAGATTTACATGATTTACATAAACCAGGCAATTCGTCTTTAAAATATTGTAAAAATGCCTCTTCTACGACAGATGTAACCGAACGGTCTTCAGTTTTAGATTTTTCTTTTATTTTTTGAACCAAAAATGATGATATCCTTGCAGAGAAATGTTCCTTGTTTTCCTCTAACCTGTTAGACATTTTGTGCAACATATAGTTGCACGAAATAATATAAATCCTTTATGTACGTATGTTGACAAATCATACCGAAATCCAAATTACATGAAACATACCAGGAGAGAACACTGTTTCTGATTTTTTCAGTTACGGCTACTCGTTCCTTCCCGGTTATATCTGGCATTCTTCTCTACATTTAACCTGACACTTGGATCTCATATCTCGTCCTCATCTTCCTGAAGCACGATATACCCGGATACCAAACCCGGGATGGATGGGTAATCTCATCTTCTTACTGAGCCCAATCTTCTAAAGGAATTTCTCATGTATTGTATCCAGATATCCACTGTATTGTGAATCCAAGAGAATACAAAAAACAGGATTGATCAAACACATGACATCATTCGAACCCGGGAGTATCCAATACCAAAAACCAGATATTGCATCTCTCAAAAAATCCGGGTGCCATCCGGTTGATATGCATCTTCATACCCGGTATTCGGATGGAATGACCCGTATTCCTGACCTTCTGTCATATGCCCGGAAAAACCAGGTTGGAGTTGCGATCACAGATCACAACGAGATCAAGGGTGCCATTGAGGCAGTCATAACTCAAAAAGATCTACTCGTCATTCCCGGCATTGAACTGGAGACCCGGGAAGGTCCTCATCTCCTCATCTATTTCGAGACATCCAGTGAACTTGAAGATTATTTCCAAGACCTGAACCGGGAAAAGAAGCGAATAGGTTCACAAGTTCCTGAAAATCTCCCTGTCTCCGAGTGTCTCATTCTTGCAGAAGAGTACTCATGCCTCCGGATTGCAGCTCATCCGTATGGATACTTCGGGATAAACCGGGGTGTCCTCAAATGCGTAGAAAAACAGATGCTGCCCGGGGTGCTTGATCACATAGACGGATTCGAGGTAATCTGTGGAGGTATGAGTTGGAACCTGAATCATAAGGCAATTCAGTATGTACAGAAATACTCCACTCCGTTTACCGGTGGTTCAGATGCTCATCTTCTCTCTGATGTCGGTAGTGTCCTGACCGGAGCACCAGCTGATACTGCTGAAGAATTTCTTGCATGTATCAGAAAGAGAGAGAATATTGTAGTCGGAAAAACCGGAACATATCTCCGCAAAGGAGCAACTGCAGGAGTTATTGCCTGGAGTTTTGTTCCCTACACAGGTTCTTTGATCGGATCACATAGTAGAGCATACAAAAACCGGATATCCCATACCCTCTCCCGATATTCGGCAAAATTTACCAATAACCAGGTGTTGCAGAATAAAGAAGAAGATAGTTCAGAGAACCGGTAAGAATACCCGGACATGTAGAGTTTTATCCGTATCCTGGATGGTAATACACTACCATTTCTCTACAAGATGATTGTAGATTTCTGGTATTTGGGATAAAATTTCATCTCTTTATATTGGTTCATTGCTTTTTTATATCCCTGCTATAAGAGATACTGATAATACTATCAGATATATTCTCCAAACCGGTGGCAGCTTTGGATCGATAAGGCTGCAACATTTATCGAACCATTCTTTTTCCTGTATTATCCAGGATTCATCCATTATACAAAAGACACTTTCACAGGAGGTCTTTTCGGAATCTGATGAACATCATACAGTGGCTTTCCGATGATCAAAATATGATGTACCACATGACCCGGTGGAATCGGAAGCAATCCATACACTTCAGGTGAACCGGATAACGCCATTTGCAGGAGGCCAGCCCAACAGGTACCAAGATCATATACATGGGCAATAAGGTCCAGGTAACTGAGAGCAATGATGGCATCGTATCCGGCACTATGAACTGTCTTTTCAGCGTGAGCAATGATAAGAGCAGGGGCATGATAACAGATAGGATCTTCGCCTGATTCCCACGCTGTAAGAATTGTAGAGATCACAGGTAATAGTGGAGCATATTCACCAGAATTCTCTACTCCTTGTAGGGACTGTAACCATGTGGTAGTTGAAGATGACAAATTATGAATAAGAGCAGGATCTGTTACGATCATCCATTCAACCGGGTGCAGATTAAACCCGCTTGGAGCATACCGCACTATATCGAGAATATCCATAAGATTTTCCTTCGGAATAGGGTTGTTTTGATATTTCCTGATAGTCCGCCGTGAA
This window encodes:
- a CDS encoding class I SAM-dependent methyltransferase; this translates as MSDDSRNIEQPDMQESRPKTPSRMAEGMAMHRLSETMLPEDVRIFSDPYAVHFINPEILKFAAEHPREAEKKVQEMENLFPGLGNSIRARVKYFDLVLNECISHDFAQLIILGAGYDTRPYRTPEIDHNFKVFEVDHPETQSVKKEIIRRIFGTLPDNVTYIPLNLETGDLDVALSSSCFSELKKTLVIMEGLIMYLSSDSIHRIFQYFSKECPVGSKILFDYYPESVVSGEKNEYAKNIVKFTQLNGEPLKFGIPDHAERNFLSQWNFADIRIIRSEEYKNLLFTGKNADRSVCDFLSFMEVTI
- a CDS encoding PHP domain-containing protein gives rise to the protein MTSFEPGSIQYQKPDIASLKKSGCHPVDMHLHTRYSDGMTRIPDLLSYARKNQVGVAITDHNEIKGAIEAVITQKDLLVIPGIELETREGPHLLIYFETSSELEDYFQDLNREKKRIGSQVPENLPVSECLILAEEYSCLRIAAHPYGYFGINRGVLKCVEKQMLPGVLDHIDGFEVICGGMSWNLNHKAIQYVQKYSTPFTGGSDAHLLSDVGSVLTGAPADTAEEFLACIRKRENIVVGKTGTYLRKGATAGVIAWSFVPYTGSLIGSHSRAYKNRISHTLSRYSAKFTNNQVLQNKEEDSSENR
- a CDS encoding alpha/beta hydrolase; the encoded protein is MPNTDCNGISMYYEVHGTGSPLIVIWGIGGEILPFIDLLKLKAYGLYKIIHYDTRGTGRSGKPDHEYSIEMMADDTACLMDSLKIKTAHILGISTGSRIALSLTSRYPKSVKSLILHVAAARSPGPDEPEALEAYDRLYNTMIMPGFMEKALLFPPTIPSFKRQFNALVTFNSVQLLPLIHAPTLIINTTTDRSTPVSMAQELHEGISHSQLILLEGDHMIARKDPDLILDHIMVFLKRQEVMT
- a CDS encoding nitroreductase family protein, whose product is MKVNFSIASDRCTQCGICSQVCLSSIIIQDSVTKVPVIVDESLEYCTVCGHCESFCPHGAIRIDSPEMVPFPGMSSVQKIQPDMVQHLITSRRTIRKYQNNPIPKENLMDILDIVRYAPSGFNLHPVEWMIVTDPALIHNLSSSTTTWLQSLQGVENSGEYAPLLPVISTILTAWESGEDPICYHAPALIIAHAEKTVHSAGYDAIIALSYLDLIAHVYDLGTCWAGLLQMALSGSPEVYGLLPIPPGHVVHHILIIGKPLYDVHQIPKRPPVKVSFV